A DNA window from Pseudomonas resinovorans NBRC 106553 contains the following coding sequences:
- a CDS encoding aldehyde dehydrogenase family protein, producing the protein MTEQRFDNYIGGEWVAGSGYSRNINPSDLSDGLGEYAQADAAQVAQAIAAARAAFPSWSVSGIQARADALDKVGSEILARREELGTLLAREEGKTLPEAIGEVGRAGNIFKFFAGECLRLAGEIVPSVRPGVSVEVTREPLGVIGLITPWNFPIAIPAWKIAPALAYGNCVVFKPADLVPGSAWALAEIISRAGFPAGVFNLVMGSGRVVGEAMVGDKRVDGISFTGSVGVGRNIAATCVARGAKVQLEMGGKNPQIILDDADLKVAVELAVQSAFYSTGQRCTASSRLIVTAGIHDRFVEAMAERMRIIRVGHALHSGVDIGPVVSQAQLEQDLGYIDIGRNEGARLVAGGERVRCETEGYFMAPALFADSEADMRISREEIFGPVANVIRVASYEEALALANDTEFGLSAGIATTSLKYANHFKRHAQAGMVMVNLPTAGVDYHVPFGGRKGSSYGPREQGRYAQEFYTTVKTTYIGG; encoded by the coding sequence GTGACTGAACAACGCTTCGATAACTACATAGGCGGGGAGTGGGTGGCCGGCAGCGGCTACTCGCGCAACATCAACCCCTCCGACCTTTCCGACGGCCTGGGCGAATACGCCCAGGCCGACGCCGCCCAGGTGGCCCAGGCCATCGCGGCGGCCCGCGCGGCCTTCCCGTCCTGGTCGGTCTCCGGCATCCAGGCGCGCGCCGATGCGCTGGACAAGGTGGGCAGCGAGATCCTCGCCCGCCGCGAGGAGCTGGGTACCCTGCTGGCCCGTGAAGAAGGCAAGACCCTGCCCGAAGCCATCGGCGAAGTGGGCCGTGCCGGCAACATCTTCAAGTTCTTCGCTGGCGAATGCCTGCGTCTGGCCGGCGAAATCGTCCCTTCGGTACGCCCCGGCGTATCGGTGGAAGTCACCCGCGAACCCCTGGGCGTGATCGGCTTGATCACCCCCTGGAACTTCCCCATTGCCATTCCCGCCTGGAAGATCGCCCCGGCGCTGGCCTACGGCAACTGCGTGGTGTTCAAGCCGGCGGACCTGGTTCCCGGTAGCGCCTGGGCGCTGGCCGAGATCATCTCCCGCGCCGGCTTCCCCGCCGGGGTATTCAACCTGGTGATGGGCAGCGGCCGCGTGGTCGGCGAAGCCATGGTGGGCGACAAGCGCGTCGACGGCATCAGCTTCACCGGCTCGGTGGGTGTGGGTCGCAACATCGCCGCCACCTGCGTCGCCCGTGGCGCCAAGGTGCAGCTGGAGATGGGCGGCAAGAACCCGCAGATCATCCTCGATGACGCCGACCTCAAGGTGGCCGTGGAACTCGCCGTGCAGAGCGCTTTCTACTCCACCGGCCAGCGTTGCACCGCCAGCAGCCGCCTGATCGTCACCGCCGGCATACACGACCGCTTCGTCGAGGCCATGGCCGAGCGCATGCGCATCATCCGTGTCGGTCATGCCCTGCACAGCGGCGTCGACATCGGCCCGGTGGTGTCCCAGGCACAACTGGAGCAGGACCTCGGCTACATCGACATCGGCCGCAACGAAGGCGCGCGCCTGGTGGCCGGTGGCGAGCGGGTGCGCTGCGAGACCGAGGGCTACTTCATGGCGCCGGCACTGTTCGCCGACAGCGAAGCGGACATGCGCATCAGCCGCGAGGAAATCTTCGGCCCGGTGGCCAACGTGATCCGCGTGGCCAGCTACGAGGAAGCGCTGGCGCTGGCCAATGACACCGAGTTCGGTCTCTCCGCCGGCATCGCCACCACCTCGCTGAAGTACGCCAACCACTTCAAGCGCCACGCCCAGGCCGGGATGGTCATGGTCAACCTGCCCACTGCCGGGGTGGATTACCACGTGCCGTTCGGCGGCCGCAAAGGCTCGTCCTACGGCCCGCGCGAGCAGGGTCGCTACGCCCAGGAGTTCTACACCACGGTGAAGACCACCTACATCGGAGGCTGA
- a CDS encoding 2-hydroxyacid dehydrogenase, translated as MKILHIGPLTERFNQRLVTENDVVQLWRQGDALAYLDAHGGEFDIVVTSARFGCSAAMLERLPKVRAICSFGVGYDAIAVDVARDRGIRVSSTPDVLNDCVADLAMGLVIDCSRRISASDRFVRAGLWPAGNFPLARKVSGKRLGIVGLGRIGKDVARRAGGFDMQVRYHNRRPDADAPYGYEPDLLALARWADFLVLLCPGGAATHHLISAPVLDALGPEGILVNVARGSVVDEQALVAALVEGRLGGAALDVFEAEPQVPEVLYGLDNVVLTPHIGSGTEETRLQMEELVFANLRAFLDTGEMLTPVV; from the coding sequence ATGAAGATTCTCCACATTGGCCCGCTGACCGAGCGCTTCAACCAGCGCCTGGTGACCGAGAACGACGTGGTGCAGCTGTGGCGCCAGGGCGATGCCCTGGCCTACCTCGACGCCCACGGCGGCGAGTTCGACATAGTCGTCACCTCGGCGCGCTTCGGCTGCTCGGCCGCGATGCTCGAGCGCCTGCCCAAGGTCCGCGCCATCTGCAGCTTCGGCGTCGGCTACGACGCCATCGCCGTCGATGTAGCGCGTGATCGCGGCATCCGGGTCAGCTCCACACCGGACGTGCTCAACGACTGCGTGGCGGATCTCGCCATGGGTCTCGTGATCGACTGCTCGCGGCGCATCAGCGCCTCCGACCGCTTCGTTCGCGCCGGGCTCTGGCCCGCCGGCAACTTCCCGCTGGCGCGCAAGGTCAGCGGCAAGCGCCTGGGGATAGTCGGCCTGGGTCGCATCGGCAAGGACGTGGCGCGCCGCGCGGGCGGCTTCGACATGCAGGTGCGTTACCACAACCGCCGCCCGGACGCCGACGCGCCCTACGGCTACGAGCCGGACCTGCTGGCGCTGGCGCGCTGGGCGGACTTCCTTGTGCTCCTCTGCCCCGGTGGCGCCGCCACCCATCACCTGATCTCCGCGCCGGTGCTCGATGCGCTGGGCCCGGAGGGCATCCTGGTCAACGTCGCCCGCGGTTCGGTGGTGGATGAGCAAGCCCTGGTGGCGGCCCTCGTCGAAGGCCGCCTGGGCGGCGCGGCCCTGGATGTGTTCGAGGCCGAACCCCAGGTGCCCGAGGTCCTGTACGGCCTGGACAACGTCGTGCTGACGCCGCATATCGGCAGCGGCACCGAGGAAACCCGCCTGCAGATGGAAGAACTGGTGTTCGCCAACCTGCGGGCCTTCCTCGACACGGGCGAGATGCTGACCCCGGTGGTCTGA
- a CDS encoding glucarate dehydratase family protein, whose amino-acid sequence MKIKRVRVTPIAFRDAPLLNASGIHEPFALRSIIEVEGDNGHIGLGESYGDAPVLAVLQAMQDSLVGLDAFDLNGLRARVIQTVARLGPVQAGAELAPGSHPSKQVANAYSAFEVAFLDLQARSLGLPLVDLLGGAVRTEVPFSAYLFFKYAKHIDAPYAPDSWGEALSEEQIVAQAARMIEAHGFQSIKLKAGALEPEHEVACIKALKKAFPDHPLRIDPNGNWSLDTALRMAELLGDDLQYYEDPTPGLEGMAELHERTGMLLATNMVVTDFEEFRRSVALNSVQIILADHHYWGGLRDTQALARMCDTFGLGLSMHSNSHLGISLMAMAHVAAAVPNLTYACDTHYPWQEEDEEVIKGGKLPIRNGCVSITRAPGLGVELDQDQLAKLHEQYLSIDIRSRDDARQMRKYDPAWTIRKPRF is encoded by the coding sequence GTGAAGATCAAACGAGTCAGAGTTACCCCCATCGCCTTCCGCGATGCGCCGCTGCTCAACGCCAGCGGCATCCATGAACCCTTCGCGCTGCGCTCGATCATCGAGGTGGAGGGTGACAACGGCCATATCGGCCTCGGCGAGAGCTACGGCGACGCACCGGTCCTGGCGGTCCTTCAGGCCATGCAGGACAGCCTGGTGGGCCTGGACGCCTTCGACCTCAACGGCCTGCGCGCCCGCGTCATCCAGACGGTGGCACGCCTCGGCCCGGTCCAGGCCGGCGCCGAACTGGCACCCGGCTCGCACCCGAGCAAGCAGGTGGCCAACGCCTATTCCGCCTTCGAAGTCGCCTTCCTCGACCTCCAGGCGCGCTCCCTCGGCCTGCCCCTGGTGGACCTGCTGGGCGGCGCGGTGCGCACTGAAGTTCCCTTCAGCGCCTACCTCTTCTTCAAGTACGCCAAACACATCGACGCACCCTATGCACCGGACTCCTGGGGCGAAGCCCTGTCCGAAGAGCAGATCGTCGCCCAGGCCGCGCGCATGATCGAGGCTCACGGCTTCCAGAGCATCAAGCTCAAGGCCGGCGCCCTCGAACCCGAGCACGAAGTGGCCTGCATCAAGGCGCTGAAGAAGGCCTTCCCCGACCACCCGCTGCGCATCGACCCCAATGGCAACTGGTCGCTGGACACCGCCCTGCGGATGGCCGAGCTGCTGGGCGACGACCTGCAGTACTACGAAGACCCCACCCCTGGCCTCGAAGGCATGGCCGAACTGCACGAGCGCACCGGGATGTTGCTGGCCACCAACATGGTGGTCACCGACTTCGAGGAGTTCCGCCGCAGCGTGGCGCTGAACAGCGTGCAGATCATCCTCGCCGACCACCACTACTGGGGCGGCCTGCGCGATACCCAGGCGCTGGCGCGGATGTGCGACACCTTCGGCCTCGGCCTGTCGATGCACTCCAACTCGCACCTGGGCATCAGCCTGATGGCCATGGCCCACGTGGCCGCCGCCGTGCCCAACCTCACCTATGCCTGCGACACCCACTACCCCTGGCAGGAAGAGGACGAGGAAGTCATCAAGGGCGGCAAGCTGCCGATCCGCAACGGCTGCGTGAGCATCACCCGGGCGCCGGGGCTGGGCGTGGAACTCGACCAGGACCAGCTGGCCAAACTCCATGAGCAGTACCTGTCCATCGATATCCGAAGTCGCGACGACGCACGGCAGATGCGCAAGTACGACCCGGCCTGGACAATCAGGAAGCCGAGGTTCTGA
- the gudD gene encoding glucarate dehydratase, producing MSQTQVSSGAPRITELSVVPVAGQDSMLLNLSGAHGPYFTRNIVILKDNAGHVGVGEVPGGEAIRQTLEDARALLVGQSIGNYQSLLNQVRQAFADRDSGGRGLQTFDLRIAIHAVTALESALLDLLGQHLEVPVAALLGEGQQRDEVEMLGYLFYVGDRNRTDLGYRSEADADDAWFRLRNEEALTPEAVVRLAEAAHARYGFNDFKLKGGVLQGEAEIEAVTALAERFPEARITLDPNGAWSLSQAIALCRDQHHVLAYAEDPCGAENGYSGREVMAEFRRATGLPTATNMIATDWRQMGHAISLQSVDIPLADPHFWTMQGSVRVAQMCNDWGLTWGSHSNNHFDISLAMFTHVAAAAPGKITAIDTHWIWQDGQRLTKEPLQIKGGKVAVPQKPGLGVELDMDELAKAHALYKAKGLGARDDAIAMQFLVPNWTFNNKRPCLVR from the coding sequence ATGAGCCAGACCCAAGTATCCAGTGGCGCCCCGCGCATCACCGAACTCAGCGTGGTGCCGGTGGCCGGCCAGGACAGCATGCTGCTCAACCTCAGCGGCGCCCACGGCCCGTACTTCACCCGCAACATCGTGATCCTCAAGGACAACGCCGGCCACGTCGGCGTGGGCGAAGTGCCCGGCGGCGAAGCCATCCGCCAGACCCTGGAGGACGCCCGCGCGCTGCTGGTGGGCCAGTCCATCGGCAACTACCAGAGCCTGCTCAACCAGGTGCGCCAGGCCTTCGCCGACCGCGACTCCGGCGGTCGCGGCCTGCAGACCTTCGACCTGCGCATCGCCATCCACGCCGTTACCGCCCTGGAGTCGGCCCTGCTCGACCTGCTCGGCCAGCACCTGGAAGTGCCGGTGGCGGCGCTGCTCGGCGAAGGCCAGCAGCGCGACGAGGTGGAGATGCTCGGCTACCTGTTCTATGTCGGCGACCGCAACCGCACCGACCTCGGCTACCGCAGCGAGGCCGACGCCGACGACGCCTGGTTCCGCCTGCGCAACGAAGAGGCCCTGACCCCGGAAGCGGTGGTGCGCCTGGCCGAGGCCGCCCATGCCCGCTACGGCTTCAACGACTTCAAGCTCAAGGGTGGTGTGCTCCAGGGCGAAGCGGAAATCGAGGCGGTCACCGCCCTGGCCGAACGCTTCCCCGAGGCGCGCATCACCCTCGACCCCAACGGTGCCTGGTCGCTGTCCCAGGCCATCGCCCTGTGCCGCGACCAGCACCATGTGCTGGCCTACGCCGAGGACCCTTGCGGCGCCGAGAACGGCTACTCCGGCCGCGAGGTGATGGCCGAGTTCCGCCGCGCCACCGGCTTGCCCACCGCCACCAACATGATCGCCACCGACTGGCGGCAGATGGGCCACGCGATCTCCTTGCAGTCGGTGGATATCCCGCTGGCCGACCCGCACTTCTGGACCATGCAGGGCTCGGTGCGGGTGGCGCAGATGTGCAACGACTGGGGCCTGACCTGGGGCTCGCACTCCAACAACCACTTCGACATCTCCCTGGCCATGTTCACCCACGTCGCCGCGGCGGCGCCGGGCAAGATCACCGCCATCGACACCCACTGGATCTGGCAGGACGGCCAGCGCCTGACCAAGGAGCCGCTGCAGATCAAGGGCGGCAAGGTGGCGGTACCGCAGAAGCCGGGCCTGGGCGTCGAACTGGACATGGACGAGCTGGCCAAGGCCCATGCGCTGTACAAGGCCAAGGGCCTGGGCGCCCGCGACGACGCCATCGCCATGCAGTTCCTGGTGCCGAACTGGACCTTCAACAACAAGCGCCCCTGCCTGGTGCGCTGA
- the kdgD gene encoding 5-dehydro-4-deoxyglucarate dehydratase — protein sequence MNPQELKSILSSGLLSFPVTDFNAAGDFNAAGYVRRLEWLAPYGASALFAAGGTGEFFSLAPDEYSSIIKTAVDTCANSVPILAGVGGPTRQAIQYAQEAERLGAKGLLLLPHYLTEASQEGVAAHVEQVCKSVKIGVVVYNRNVCRLTPALLEQLAERCPNLIGYKDGLGDIELMVAIRRRLGDRFSYLGGLPTAEVYAAAYKALGVPVYSSAVFNFVPKTAMDFYKAIARDDHETVGKLIDDFFLPYLEIRNRRAGYAVSIVKAGARISGYDAGPVRAPLTDLLPDEYERLAALIDAQGPQ from the coding sequence ATGAATCCACAAGAACTCAAGTCCATCCTCTCCTCCGGGCTGCTGTCCTTCCCCGTCACCGACTTCAATGCCGCCGGCGATTTCAACGCCGCAGGCTATGTCCGTCGCCTGGAATGGCTGGCTCCCTACGGTGCCTCGGCGCTCTTCGCCGCGGGCGGTACCGGTGAATTCTTCTCCCTGGCGCCGGATGAGTACTCCTCCATCATCAAGACCGCCGTCGATACCTGCGCCAACTCGGTGCCGATCCTCGCCGGCGTCGGTGGTCCGACCCGCCAGGCCATCCAGTACGCCCAGGAAGCCGAGCGCCTCGGCGCCAAGGGCCTGCTGCTGCTGCCGCACTACCTGACCGAAGCCAGCCAGGAGGGCGTCGCCGCCCACGTCGAGCAGGTCTGCAAATCCGTGAAGATCGGCGTGGTGGTCTACAACCGCAACGTCTGCCGCCTGACCCCGGCCCTGCTGGAGCAACTGGCCGAGCGCTGCCCGAACCTGATCGGCTACAAGGACGGCCTGGGCGACATCGAACTGATGGTCGCCATCCGTCGTCGCCTGGGTGACCGCTTCAGCTACCTCGGCGGCCTGCCGACCGCCGAAGTCTACGCCGCGGCCTACAAGGCCCTGGGCGTACCGGTCTACTCCTCCGCGGTATTCAACTTCGTGCCCAAGACCGCCATGGACTTCTACAAGGCCATCGCCCGTGACGATCACGAAACCGTGGGCAAGCTGATCGACGATTTCTTCCTGCCCTACCTGGAAATCCGCAACCGCCGTGCCGGCTACGCCGTGAGCATCGTCAAGGCTGGCGCGCGCATTTCCGGCTACGACGCCGGCCCGGTCCGCGCGCCGCTGACCGACCTGCTGCCCGACGAGTACGAGCGCCTCGCCGCGCTGATCGACGCCCAGGGCCCGCAGTGA
- a CDS encoding MFS transporter produces the protein MRELFDKNNSERRTMGEVLKQTRARYLILLMLFLVTTINYADRATISIAGSTMQKELGIDAVMLGYIFSAFGWAYVLGQIPGGWLLDRFGSKRVYFISIFTWSLFTLLQGFVDTLPVAWTVVTLFMLRFLVGFAEAPSFPGNARIVAAWFPTAERGTASAIFNSAQYFATVIFAPLMGWIVHSFGWEHVFIVMGSIGILFSFVWLKFIYNPKDHPLANRAEVEHIAANGALVDMDQNRRVPGNGPKWEHIKQLVSSRMMAGIYLGQFCINAITYFFLTWFPVYLVQERGMTILKAGIIASLPAICGFIGGVLGGVLSDWMLRRGNSLSVARKTPIVCGMLLSMTMILCNYVESDWMVVGFMALAFFGKGIGALGWAVMSDTSPKQIAGLSGGIFNTCGNLSSITTPIVIGYIIAATGSFKWALVFVGVNAFLAAFSYLFIVGEIKRVELKGVKPETGSPAAAPETPAASPAR, from the coding sequence ATGCGCGAGCTCTTCGACAAGAACAATTCAGAGAGAAGAACCATGGGCGAAGTACTGAAACAAACCCGTGCGCGTTACCTGATCCTGCTCATGCTGTTCCTGGTGACCACGATCAACTACGCCGACCGCGCGACCATCTCCATCGCCGGCTCCACCATGCAGAAGGAGCTCGGCATCGATGCCGTCATGCTCGGCTACATCTTCTCCGCCTTCGGCTGGGCCTACGTGCTCGGCCAGATCCCGGGCGGCTGGCTGCTGGACCGCTTCGGTTCCAAGCGCGTCTACTTCATCAGCATCTTCACCTGGTCGCTGTTCACCCTGCTGCAAGGCTTCGTGGACACCCTGCCGGTGGCCTGGACCGTGGTCACGCTGTTCATGCTGCGCTTCCTGGTGGGCTTCGCCGAGGCGCCGTCGTTCCCCGGCAACGCCCGCATAGTCGCGGCCTGGTTCCCCACCGCCGAACGCGGCACCGCCTCGGCGATCTTCAACTCCGCGCAGTACTTCGCCACGGTGATCTTCGCCCCGCTGATGGGCTGGATCGTCCACAGCTTCGGCTGGGAACACGTGTTCATCGTCATGGGCAGCATCGGCATCCTGTTCTCCTTCGTCTGGCTGAAGTTCATCTACAACCCCAAGGATCACCCGCTGGCCAACCGTGCCGAGGTCGAGCACATCGCCGCCAACGGCGCCCTGGTGGACATGGACCAGAACCGTCGCGTGCCGGGTAACGGGCCGAAGTGGGAGCACATCAAGCAGCTGGTGAGCAGCCGCATGATGGCCGGCATCTACCTGGGCCAGTTCTGCATCAACGCCATCACCTACTTCTTCCTCACCTGGTTCCCGGTGTACCTGGTGCAGGAACGCGGCATGACCATCCTCAAGGCGGGCATCATCGCCTCCCTGCCGGCCATCTGCGGCTTCATCGGTGGCGTGCTCGGCGGCGTGCTGTCGGACTGGATGCTGCGTCGCGGCAACTCCCTCAGCGTGGCGCGCAAGACCCCGATCGTCTGCGGCATGCTGCTGTCGATGACCATGATCCTGTGCAACTACGTGGAATCCGACTGGATGGTGGTGGGCTTCATGGCCCTGGCGTTCTTCGGCAAGGGCATCGGCGCCCTGGGCTGGGCGGTCATGTCCGACACCTCGCCCAAGCAGATCGCCGGCCTCTCCGGTGGCATCTTCAACACCTGCGGCAACCTGTCGTCCATCACCACCCCCATCGTCATCGGCTACATCATCGCCGCCACCGGCTCCTTCAAGTGGGCCCTGGTGTTCGTCGGCGTCAACGCCTTCCTCGCCGCCTTCAGCTACCTGTTCATCGTCGGCGAGATCAAGCGTGTGGAACTCAAGGGCGTAAAGCCTGAAACCGGAAGCCCGGCGGCTGCCCCCGAAACCCCCGCCGCGTCCCCGGCCCGTTGA
- a CDS encoding OprD family porin encodes MILRTALHSTLVGAGSLACGLALLPASVQAAGFADDATATLNLRNFYINRNFVNPTNPQSKAEEWTQNFILDARSGFTEGPVGFGVDMLGLLSVKLDGGRGTRGTQLLPVHSDGRPADDFGRLGVAGKMRVSKTELKVGEWMPVLPILRSDDGRSLPQTFRGGQVTSQEIDGLTLYGGQFRQNSPRNDASMEDMSMNGRAAFTSDRFNFAGGEYAFNEKRTLVGLWYAELEDIYQQQYLQVMHSQPVGDWTLGANLGYFNGKENGSALAGDLDNHTWSALLSAKYGGNTFYVGLQRVGGDDAWMRVNGTSGGTLANDSYNSSFDNAKEKSWQVRHDYNFAALGVPGLTLMNRYISGEDAEVGAVTDGKEWIRETELGYTVQSGALKALNVKWRNASIRRDFNNNEFDENRLIINYPLSIL; translated from the coding sequence ATGATCCTCCGCACCGCCCTGCACTCCACCCTCGTAGGGGCTGGCAGCCTCGCCTGCGGCCTCGCCCTGCTGCCCGCCAGCGTCCAGGCCGCCGGCTTCGCCGACGACGCCACGGCGACCCTGAACCTGCGCAACTTCTACATCAACCGCAACTTCGTGAACCCGACCAACCCCCAGAGCAAGGCCGAGGAGTGGACCCAGAACTTCATCCTCGACGCCCGCTCGGGCTTCACCGAAGGGCCGGTGGGCTTCGGCGTCGACATGCTCGGCCTGCTCTCGGTCAAGCTCGACGGCGGCCGCGGCACCCGCGGCACCCAGTTGCTGCCGGTGCACAGCGATGGCCGCCCCGCCGACGACTTCGGCCGCCTGGGCGTGGCCGGCAAGATGCGTGTGTCCAAGACCGAGCTGAAGGTGGGCGAGTGGATGCCGGTGCTGCCGATCCTGCGCTCCGACGACGGCCGCTCCCTGCCGCAGACCTTCCGTGGCGGCCAGGTGACGTCCCAGGAAATCGACGGCCTGACCCTCTACGGTGGCCAGTTCCGCCAGAACAGCCCGCGTAACGACGCGAGCATGGAAGACATGTCGATGAACGGCCGCGCGGCCTTCACCTCCGACCGCTTCAACTTCGCCGGCGGCGAATACGCCTTCAACGAGAAGCGCACCCTGGTGGGCCTGTGGTACGCCGAGCTGGAAGACATCTACCAGCAACAATACCTGCAGGTGATGCACAGCCAGCCGGTGGGCGACTGGACCCTGGGCGCCAACCTCGGCTACTTCAACGGCAAGGAAAACGGCAGCGCCCTGGCCGGCGACCTGGATAACCACACCTGGTCCGCCCTGCTCTCGGCCAAGTACGGCGGCAACACCTTCTACGTCGGCCTGCAGCGCGTCGGCGGCGACGATGCCTGGATGCGCGTCAACGGCACCAGCGGCGGCACCCTGGCCAACGACAGCTACAACTCCAGCTTCGACAACGCCAAGGAGAAATCCTGGCAGGTGCGCCACGACTACAACTTCGCCGCCCTCGGCGTACCCGGCCTGACCCTGATGAACCGCTACATCAGCGGCGAAGACGCCGAAGTGGGCGCGGTCACCGACGGCAAGGAATGGATCCGCGAGACCGAACTCGGCTACACCGTGCAATCGGGCGCACTCAAGGCGCTCAACGTGAAGTGGCGCAACGCGAGTATCCGCCGCGACTTCAACAACAACGAATTCGACGAGAACCGCCTGATCATCAACTACCCGCTGTCGATCCTCTGA
- the garD gene encoding galactarate dehydratase codes for MQLIQHQDSPRHVRLHPDDNVAIVINEQGVAEGGQFPDGLVTREAIPQSHKVTLVDIPAGAAVLRYGTVIGHALRDIPRGSWVREEMLDIPAAPGLDHLPMATAVPPAMAPLSGYTFEGFRNPDGSVGTRNILGVTTTVQCVTGVLDHCVERVRKEILPKYPNVDDVVALTHSYGCGVAINAPDAVIPIRTLHNIARNPNLGGQALVIGLGCEKLQAEQLMPGDALTAGQDEEAWFFRLQDSATGFSGMVEQIMGMIEDRLKVLDQRRRETCPASELVLGMQCGGSDAFSGVTANPALGVAADLLVRAGATVMFSENTEVRDGIHLLTPRAATPEVAQALVREMDWYDQYLARGMADRSANTTPGNKKGGLNNIVEKAMGSIAKSGNSAIAGVVAPGERVRGKGLQYCATPASDFICGTLQLAAGMNLHVFTTGRGTPYGLAMVPVIKVSTRTQLAERWPDLIDVDAGRITTGRVTLDELGWELFRYYLDVASGKEHTWAEKHRLHNDLTLFNPAPVT; via the coding sequence ATGCAGTTGATCCAACACCAGGACTCGCCCCGCCACGTGCGCCTGCACCCGGACGACAACGTCGCCATCGTCATCAACGAGCAGGGCGTGGCCGAAGGTGGCCAGTTCCCCGATGGCCTGGTCACCCGTGAAGCCATTCCCCAGAGCCACAAGGTCACCCTGGTGGACATCCCCGCCGGCGCCGCCGTGCTGCGCTACGGCACCGTGATCGGCCACGCCCTCCGGGACATCCCGCGCGGTAGCTGGGTACGCGAGGAGATGCTCGACATCCCCGCCGCGCCCGGGCTCGACCACCTGCCCATGGCCACCGCCGTGCCGCCGGCCATGGCGCCCCTCAGCGGCTACACCTTCGAAGGCTTCCGCAACCCGGACGGCAGCGTCGGCACCCGCAACATCCTCGGCGTGACCACCACCGTGCAATGCGTTACCGGCGTGCTCGACCACTGCGTGGAACGGGTACGCAAGGAAATCCTGCCGAAGTACCCCAACGTCGACGACGTGGTGGCGCTGACTCACAGCTACGGCTGCGGCGTGGCGATCAACGCGCCGGACGCGGTGATCCCGATCCGCACCCTGCACAACATCGCGCGCAACCCCAACCTCGGCGGCCAGGCACTGGTGATCGGCCTTGGCTGCGAGAAGCTGCAGGCCGAGCAACTGATGCCCGGCGACGCCCTCACCGCCGGCCAGGACGAGGAAGCCTGGTTCTTCCGCCTGCAGGATTCGGCCACCGGCTTCAGCGGCATGGTGGAGCAGATCATGGGCATGATCGAAGACCGCCTGAAGGTACTGGACCAGCGCCGCCGCGAGACCTGCCCAGCCTCCGAACTGGTGTTGGGCATGCAGTGCGGCGGCAGCGACGCCTTCTCCGGCGTCACCGCCAACCCCGCCCTGGGCGTGGCCGCCGACCTGCTGGTGCGCGCCGGCGCCACCGTGATGTTCTCGGAGAACACCGAGGTGCGCGACGGCATCCACCTGCTCACCCCGCGTGCGGCGACCCCCGAGGTGGCCCAGGCCCTGGTGCGCGAGATGGACTGGTACGACCAGTACCTGGCCCGTGGCATGGCCGATCGCAGCGCCAACACTACCCCCGGCAACAAGAAGGGCGGGTTGAACAACATCGTCGAGAAGGCCATGGGCTCCATTGCCAAGTCCGGCAACAGCGCCATCGCCGGCGTGGTCGCCCCCGGCGAGCGGGTACGCGGCAAGGGCCTGCAGTACTGCGCCACCCCGGCCAGCGACTTCATCTGCGGCACCCTGCAACTGGCGGCGGGCATGAACCTGCACGTCTTCACCACCGGTCGCGGCACGCCCTATGGCCTGGCCATGGTGCCGGTGATCAAGGTCTCCACCCGCACCCAGCTGGCCGAGCGCTGGCCGGACCTGATCGACGTCGACGCCGGGCGTATCACCACCGGCCGGGTGACCCTCGATGAGCTGGGCTGGGAGCTGTTCCGCTACTACCTGGACGTGGCCAGCGGCAAGGAGCACACCTGGGCGGAGAAGCATCGCCTTCACAATGACCTGACCCTGTTCAACCCGGCTCCGGTAACCTGA